The following is a genomic window from Sphingomonas sinipercae.
GGACGACGCGGGCCAGGCGGTGCCCGTCGGTCGCAGCGGCCTTTAGCTGGTCGTCGGCGACGTGCAGGAAGATTCCCATCAAATAGTAACGGGTCTCCTCGCTGGAAATCGCGAAGCGGGTCTTGTCGATGATCTGGCGCAGCGTGGCCGCCGGAAGTTCGAAGCGGGTCGGCAGGTCACCTTCCGCAATCACCGGGAAATCGTCGCGGGGCAGCGTCGACAGGTTGAACCGGGCGCGGCCGGCATTGACCTGCATCTTGCCGTCAGCCGCGTTCATTTCGACCTGGCTGCCGTCGGGCAGCTTGCGAACGATATCGAACAAGGTGTGCGCCGACACCGTGATCGCGCCCGGGGTGCCGACCGTCGCCGGAACGCTTTCATCGACCTGCAGGTCGAGGTCGGTCGCCATCAGCCGGATCGAATTGTCCTCGCGCGCCTCGATCAGCACGTTGGACAGGATCGGGATCGTATTGCGGCGCTCCACGACCGACTGGACGTGGCCGAGGCTCTTCAAGAGTGTCGCCCGTTCAATCGTCGCCTTCATCGCGCGCCATGCCCCCAGTGAAACCTAATCAACTGCCCCGTTTATAGCGGCCGTTTGCAGGTGTGCCAGTGGGGTAATGGCGCGCGAGTGGGCGGTCGGCGCGCGGTCGCCTAGCCGGCGGCCGGGGCGGCCTTTTCCGCCTGTGCCGGCTGGAGCACGCCGCTGATGCGGTGGACGACGCCGTTGGAGAACCTCTCGTCCGAACCGGTGACCGTCGCCTTGCCGCCCGCGGCGTCGGTCAGCACGATCGTGTCGCCGTCCTTGGTCGCGGTGATGGTGCCACCACCCATCGTTGCAAGCTGCGCCTTGCCCTTGCCGGCATCGATCGCATTGCCGATGTCCGCCGCCAGGATCGTCCCGGGCAGGATGTGGTTGGTGAGGATGCCCGTCACCCGGGCGCGGTCCTGCGGCTGCGCGGCTTCGCCCTGCGGCAACCCGGCGAGCGCCTGGTCGGCGGGAACGAGCACGGTGTAGGGCCCTTGGCCGGCGAGCGTGGCATCGAGCCCGACCGACTTTAGCGCCTTGAAGAAGGCGCCGTTCTGATCAAGCCCGGCGGCAATCGTCTTGCTGCCGGCCGCGTCCTTGGCCGCGGACGACTGTTCGGTGGAGCGGTTATCCGCGCCCTTGCCGTCACACCCTTGCAGCGCCAGCGCCGCGCATGCCACCAGCGGAAGCACTTGCTTGATCATTAATTCTCTCCTGCCGTTGTTCGATACGAATAGAAACGGCCCCGCAACGCTTGCGAGGCCGTTCCCGATCCCAACTTTCGTAATTAGGTCAGCGCAGCGACGATTGCGGTGACCAACTGGGTCGTCGGATCGACCCGATAGATGTTGCCGTCGGCATAACGGTACCAGTCGTTGGGCGTATCGTAATATTGGTCACGATAGCCAAGCGGCACGTTGTAGGCGCCATAGCCTGCCGGCAGCGGCTGGCCGACGCCGAAACCACCCGTCAGCAGCGCTGCAACCTGGTCGATCAGGCCGCTGCCCGCATCGACCCGATAGATCGAGCCCGGC
Proteins encoded in this region:
- a CDS encoding fasciclin domain-containing protein — its product is MIKQVLPLVACAALALQGCDGKGADNRSTEQSSAAKDAAGSKTIAAGLDQNGAFFKALKSVGLDATLAGQGPYTVLVPADQALAGLPQGEAAQPQDRARVTGILTNHILPGTILAADIGNAIDAGKGKAQLATMGGGTITATKDGDTIVLTDAAGGKATVTGSDERFSNGVVHRISGVLQPAQAEKAAPAAG